The following coding sequences lie in one Buchnera aphidicola (Macrosiphum euphorbiae) genomic window:
- the cysG gene encoding siroheme synthase CysG, with protein sequence MNYLPLFIDLKSKNVLVIGAGEVAFNKIKLLLRAAAKVNVIAKELSLEVKLLLREKKINWLSKKFDLIYLRKIFLVISATNDIKLNEYIFKKCNERCLLVNVVDDKTKCSFIFPSIIDRSPVIVAMSSGGTAPVLLRLLREKIEAILPMKLGDVAKIAGKWRSAIKKHFFNVLERRRFWEKLFKSTFVDHILNGKKEQAINILKKNMYKSNLLKGEIILVGAGPGDSGLLTLRGLQILQQADVVLYDCLVSKDILDLIRRDAKCICVGKRFGLKNITQEKIIKLLIILAQQGKRVVRLKGGDPFIFGRGGEEIEAAKNAGIDFQVVPGITSAIGVSAYTGIPLTHRKYAQGVIFITGHKCIDGFVNNWSILSDSSYTLVIYMGTFQAIYIAKKLITLGRSKLTPIAVVSQGTTMHQKVIIGCLSEIEKIIQFTITPSLLIVGDVVRLHKKLAWFHNENVSHNIKNIFSTVKLI encoded by the coding sequence GTGAATTATCTTCCTCTTTTTATAGATTTGAAATCTAAAAATGTTTTAGTTATTGGTGCTGGAGAAGTGGCTTTCAATAAAATTAAATTGCTACTTCGAGCTGCTGCTAAAGTTAATGTTATTGCTAAAGAATTATCTTTAGAAGTTAAATTGCTTTTACGTGAAAAAAAAATAAATTGGCTATCTAAAAAATTTGATTTAATTTATTTAAGAAAAATATTTTTAGTAATTTCAGCTACAAACGATATAAAATTAAATGAATATATATTTAAAAAATGTAATGAACGTTGTTTATTAGTAAACGTAGTTGATGATAAAACAAAATGTTCTTTTATTTTTCCTTCTATTATTGATCGTTCTCCTGTAATTGTAGCTATGTCTTCCGGAGGAACTGCACCTGTATTATTGCGTTTATTACGTGAGAAAATTGAAGCGATTTTACCAATGAAATTAGGTGATGTTGCTAAAATTGCAGGAAAATGGAGATCTGCAATTAAAAAACATTTTTTTAATGTTTTAGAAAGACGTCGATTTTGGGAAAAATTGTTTAAGAGTACTTTTGTTGATCATATCCTTAATGGAAAAAAAGAACAAGCGATTAATATTTTAAAAAAAAATATGTATAAAAGTAATTTATTAAAAGGCGAAATTATTTTAGTAGGTGCTGGACCAGGAGATAGTGGTTTATTAACTTTAAGAGGACTACAAATATTACAGCAAGCAGATGTTGTCTTATACGATTGTTTAGTTTCTAAAGATATTTTAGATTTAATTCGTCGTGATGCAAAATGTATATGTGTTGGAAAACGTTTTGGTTTAAAAAATATTACCCAGGAAAAAATTATTAAATTATTAATTATTTTAGCACAACAAGGAAAAAGAGTAGTACGTTTAAAAGGTGGAGATCCCTTTATTTTTGGACGTGGTGGAGAAGAAATAGAAGCAGCAAAAAATGCAGGTATTGATTTTCAGGTTGTACCAGGTATTACTTCTGCAATTGGTGTTTCAGCTTATACTGGTATACCATTAACACATCGTAAATATGCACAGGGTGTTATATTTATTACAGGACATAAGTGTATTGATGGTTTTGTAAATAATTGGTCAATTTTGTCTGATTCTTCTTATACTTTAGTTATATACATGGGTACATTTCAGGCTATATATATTGCTAAAAAACTTATTACACTTGGTCGATCGAAATTAACACCAATAGCAGTTGTTAGTCAGGGAACGACTATGCATCAAAAAGTTATTATAGGATGTTTAAGCGAAATTGAAAAAATCATTCAATTTACTATCACTCCATCTTTATTAATAGTTGGAGATGTTGTTCGTTTACATAAAAAGTTAGCATGGTTTCACAATGAAAATGTATCACATAATATTAAGAATATATTTTCTACAGTTAAATTAATTTAA